From a single Methylosinus sp. H3A genomic region:
- the rfbH gene encoding lipopolysaccharide biosynthesis protein RfbH, producing the protein MTPPAAAALQAPAKTADEKEALREQILALVGRYAEIAHATPEFRPGTSAVPVSGKVYGASEMQTLVDSALDFWLTTGRFNAAFEKALEEFIGVRHALTANSGSSANLLALTALTSPLLKERALQPGDEIITVAAGFPTTLNPILQNGMTPVFVDVDIPTYNIRADLIEAAISPRTRAIMIAHTLGNPFDLAEVTRIAEKYDLWLVEDCCDALGSLYDGRQVGTFGDIGTLSFYPAHHITMGEGGAVFTSRSVLRRSVESFRDWGRDCWCAPGKDDTCKKRYEWQSGDLPFGYDHKYVYQHLGYNLKITDMQAAVALAQMERLPGFIAARKRNFASLTDALRRYENIFILPEATPRSDPSWFGFALTLREEAPFEREALLRHLAERRIGSRLLFGGNLLRQPYMKDRPHRVAGALAATDVVMRRTFWVGVYPGLTDDHIAYIADAIGEFIADSERWRAA; encoded by the coding sequence ATGACCCCGCCCGCCGCAGCAGCCCTGCAAGCCCCCGCCAAAACGGCGGACGAGAAGGAGGCGCTGCGCGAGCAGATTTTGGCGCTCGTCGGCCGCTATGCCGAGATCGCCCATGCGACGCCGGAGTTTCGCCCCGGCACCTCCGCCGTGCCCGTGTCCGGCAAGGTCTATGGCGCAAGCGAGATGCAGACGCTCGTCGACTCGGCGCTCGATTTCTGGCTCACCACCGGGCGCTTCAATGCGGCCTTCGAGAAGGCTCTGGAGGAGTTCATCGGCGTCAGACATGCGCTGACCGCCAATTCCGGCTCCTCGGCCAATCTTCTGGCGCTCACCGCGCTGACCTCGCCGCTGCTGAAGGAGCGCGCGCTTCAGCCCGGCGACGAGATCATCACCGTCGCCGCCGGCTTTCCGACGACGCTCAATCCCATTTTGCAGAATGGGATGACGCCGGTGTTCGTCGATGTCGACATTCCGACCTACAATATCCGCGCCGATCTCATAGAGGCGGCGATCTCGCCGCGCACGCGCGCCATAATGATCGCCCATACGCTCGGCAATCCTTTCGATCTCGCCGAGGTGACGCGCATCGCCGAAAAATACGATCTGTGGCTGGTCGAGGATTGCTGCGACGCGCTCGGCTCGCTCTATGACGGGCGCCAGGTCGGCACATTCGGCGACATAGGCACGCTGAGCTTCTATCCCGCGCATCACATCACAATGGGCGAAGGCGGCGCGGTGTTCACCTCGCGCTCCGTGCTGCGCCGCAGCGTCGAATCTTTTCGGGACTGGGGCCGAGATTGCTGGTGCGCGCCGGGCAAGGACGACACTTGCAAGAAGCGCTACGAATGGCAATCGGGCGATCTGCCCTTCGGCTATGATCACAAATATGTCTATCAGCATCTCGGCTATAATCTGAAGATCACCGATATGCAGGCCGCCGTGGCGCTGGCGCAGATGGAGCGGCTGCCGGGCTTCATCGCGGCGCGCAAGCGCAATTTCGCGTCGCTGACAGACGCGCTGCGTCGATACGAAAATATATTCATCCTGCCCGAGGCGACGCCGCGCAGCGATCCGTCCTGGTTCGGCTTCGCGCTGACCTTGCGCGAGGAGGCCCCCTTCGAGCGCGAGGCTCTGCTGCGTCATCTCGCCGAGCGCCGCATCGGATCGCGGCTGCTGTTCGGCGGCAATCTGCTGCGCCAGCCCTATATGAAAGACCGCCCACATCGCGTCGCCGGCGCGCTCGCCGCCACCGACGTCGTCATGCGTCGCACCTTCTGGGTCGGCGTCTATCCAGGACTGACGGACGATCATATCGCCTATATCGCCGACGCGATCGGCGAATTCATCGCCGACTCCGAGCGCTGGCGCGCAGCCTGA